The following DNA comes from Polynucleobacter sp. MG-6-Vaara-E2.
GAAGAAAACTTCAAGGGCGTTATCGACTTGGTAAAAATGAAAGCCATCATCTGGGATGAAGCTTCACAAGGTACCAAGTTCACATATGAAGATATTCCTGCTGAGTTACAGGCTTCTGCTGAAGAGTGGCGCGAGAAAATGCTCGAAGCTGCTGCAGAGAGCTCAGAAGAATTAATGGAGAAATATCTCGGCGGCGAAGGTTTGACCGAAGATGAAATCAAAAAAGCATTGCGTCAACGCACTATCGCTAATGAGATCGTTCCAATGCTGTGCGGAACAGCATTTAAGAACAAAGGCGTTCAGGCAATGTTAGATGCGGTTGTTGAGTTGTTGCCATCTCCATTAGATGTGCCACCAGTTCCATGTGAATTGGAAGATGGCACACCTGCAGAGCGTAAAGCTGCTGATGATGAGAAGTTCTCCGCATTGGCATTTAAGATCATGACTGACCCATTCGTTGGCCAGCTCATCTTCTTCCGCGTTTATTCAGGTGTAATGAAGTCTGGTGACACGATTTACAACCCAATCAAGGGCAAGAAAGAGCGTGTTGGCCGTTTGTTGCAGATGCATGCAAATCAACGTGAAGAAATTAAAGAAGTGTATGCAGGCGATATCGCTGCTGCAGTTGGTCTAAAGGACGCAACTACAGGTGAAACATTGTGTGATCCAGATAGCATTGTGATTTTGGAGCGCATGGTATTCCCAGAGCCAGTGATCTCACAAGCTGTAGAGCCAAAGACAAAAGCTGACCAAGAAAAAATGGGCCTTGCTTTGAATCGTTTGGCACAAGAAGATCCTTCTTTCCGCGTGAAGACTGATGAAGAATCAGGTCAAACCATTATTTCCGGTATGGGCGAGCTTCACTTGGAAATTTTGGTTGACCGTATGAAGCGTGAATTCGGTGTTGAAGCGACAGTTGGTAAGCCGCAGGTTGCATACCGTGAAACGATTCGTAAGGTTTGCGAAGAGATCGAAGGTAAATTCGTTAAGCAATCTGGTGGTCGTGGTCAATACGGTCACGTGGTCTTGAAGCTTGAGCCACAAGAACCAGGCAAAGGTTTTGAATTCGTTGACGCTATTAAGGGCGGCGTGGTTCCACGTGAATACATCCCTGCGGTAGAAAAAGGCATTATCGAAACATTGAACTCCGGTATCTTGGCTGGCTATCCAGTTGTAGATATCAAGGCAACATTGTTCTTCGGTTCATACCATGACGTTGACTCCAACGAAAACGCATTTAAGATGGCAGGCTCAATGGCGTTCAAGGATGGTATGCGTAAAGCATCACCAGTATTGCTTGAGCCAATGATGGCTGTTGAAGTTGAAACACCAGAAGATTTCATGGGTAACGTAATGGGTGACCTCTCATCACGTCGCGGTATTTTGCAAGGTATGGATGACATTCCAGGCGGCGGTAAGATCGTTCGTGCTGAAGTGCCATTGGCAGAGATGTTTGGTTACTCAACTGGCTTGCGCTCGTTGACCCAAGGTCGCGCTACCTACACCATGGAATTTAAGCATTATTCCGAAGCACCTAAGAACGTTGCTGAAGCAGTTATGGCTGCTAAAGCGAAGTAATTTATCCACATTAATTTTGAATATTGACTAGCTAAAGAAGGCAGACAAAAATGGCAAAAGAAAAATTCGAGCGGACAAAACCGCACGTAAACGTAGGCACCATCGGTCACGTTGACCACGGTAAAACGACCTTGACAGCAGCAATCGCAACCGTGCTCTCAAAGGCATTCGGTGGCGAAGCGAAAGCATACGATCAGATCGATGCTGCTCCAGAAGAAAAAGCCCGTGGTATTACGATTAATACTGCACACGTTGAGTATGAGACAGCCAATCGTCACTACGCTCACGTTGACTGCCCAGGACATGCTGACTACGTTAAGAACATGATTACTGGTGCTGCTCAGATGGACGGCGCAATCTTGGTTTGCTCTGCAGCTGACGGCCCAATGCCACAAACTCGTGAGCACATCCTCTTGGCACGCCAAGTTGGTGTTCCTTACATCGTTGTGTTCCTGAACAAGTGCGACATGGTTGATGACGCTGAATTGTTAGAGCTCGTTGAAATGGAAGTTCGTGAACTTCTCTCTAAATACGACTTCCCAGGCGATGACACTCCAATCGTTCAAGGTTCTGCTAAGTTAGCGCTTGAAGGCGATGAAGGCCCATTGGGTAAAGAAGCCATCATGAAGTTGGCTGAAGCATTAGATACTTACATCCCAACTCCAGAGCGTGCAATTGATGGCGCGTTCTTGATGCCAGTAGAAGACGTGTTCTCTATCTCCGGTCGCGGTACTGTAGTAACTGGTCGTATCGAGCGCGGCATCATCAAGGTTGGTGAAGAGATTGAAATCGTTGGTATCAAACCAACTCTCAAAACCACTTGTACTGGTGTTGAAATGTTCCGTAAATTGCTCGACCAAGGTCAAGCAGGCGATAACGTTGGTATCTTGTTACGCGGTACAAAACGTGAAGAAGTTGAGCGCGGCCAAGTATTGGCTAAGCCAGGTTCAATCACCCCACATACCCACTTTACAGCCGAGGTTTACATCTTGGGTAAAGATGAAGGTGGTCGTCACACTCCATTCTTTAACAACTATCGTCCACAGTTCTACTTCCGTACAACGGACGTGACTGGTTCAATCGAGTTGCCAAAAGACAAAGAAATGGTCATGCCTGGTGATAACGTCACGATTACCGTAAAACTCATCGCGCCAATCGCGATGGAAGAAGGTTTACGTTTTGCGATCCGTGAAGGTGGCCGTACTGTTGGCGCCGGTGTGGTTGCAAAGATTTTGGCTTAAGTTTTAGGTTTTACTAGTAACAAATATTTAGCGGTTTGCTAACCGGTGACATCAGTGCTGCTGATGTCACCGTGCTCTTTAGATGTATAACGTGGCAGCACCACACCGCTCTTTGGAATTAATATGCAAAACCAAAAAATTCGTATTCGCCTTAAAGCATTTGATTACCGTTTGATCGACCAGTCTGCGGCTGAAATCGTTGATACAGCTAAGCGTACTGGTGCAGTTGTGAAGGGTCCAGTACCTTTACCAACTCGTATCGAGCGTTTTGATATCTTGCGTTCACCACACGTGAACAAGACATCCCGTGATCAGTTAGAGATCCGTACCCATCTCCGTTTGATGGATATCGTTGATCCTACAGAGAAAACTGTAGATGCTTTGATGAAATTAGACCTCCCAGCAGGTGTGGACGTCGAAATTAAGTTGCAGTAATTTGTTGTTTCCGGTCTTTTTGCTTGTCAAGATCGGTATTTCGGGATAGAATCAAA
Coding sequences within:
- the fusA gene encoding elongation factor G — encoded protein: MARKTPIDKYRNIGISAHIDAGKTTTTERVLFYTGVNHKIGEVHDGAATMDWMEQEQERGITITSAATTTFWKGMAGNMPEHRINIIDTPGHVDFTIEVERSMRVLDGACMVYCAVGGVQPQSETVWRQANKYQVPRLAFVNKMDRTGANFFKVYDQMKTRLKANPILIQIPIGAEENFKGVIDLVKMKAIIWDEASQGTKFTYEDIPAELQASAEEWREKMLEAAAESSEELMEKYLGGEGLTEDEIKKALRQRTIANEIVPMLCGTAFKNKGVQAMLDAVVELLPSPLDVPPVPCELEDGTPAERKAADDEKFSALAFKIMTDPFVGQLIFFRVYSGVMKSGDTIYNPIKGKKERVGRLLQMHANQREEIKEVYAGDIAAAVGLKDATTGETLCDPDSIVILERMVFPEPVISQAVEPKTKADQEKMGLALNRLAQEDPSFRVKTDEESGQTIISGMGELHLEILVDRMKREFGVEATVGKPQVAYRETIRKVCEEIEGKFVKQSGGRGQYGHVVLKLEPQEPGKGFEFVDAIKGGVVPREYIPAVEKGIIETLNSGILAGYPVVDIKATLFFGSYHDVDSNENAFKMAGSMAFKDGMRKASPVLLEPMMAVEVETPEDFMGNVMGDLSSRRGILQGMDDIPGGGKIVRAEVPLAEMFGYSTGLRSLTQGRATYTMEFKHYSEAPKNVAEAVMAAKAK
- the tuf gene encoding elongation factor Tu is translated as MAKEKFERTKPHVNVGTIGHVDHGKTTLTAAIATVLSKAFGGEAKAYDQIDAAPEEKARGITINTAHVEYETANRHYAHVDCPGHADYVKNMITGAAQMDGAILVCSAADGPMPQTREHILLARQVGVPYIVVFLNKCDMVDDAELLELVEMEVRELLSKYDFPGDDTPIVQGSAKLALEGDEGPLGKEAIMKLAEALDTYIPTPERAIDGAFLMPVEDVFSISGRGTVVTGRIERGIIKVGEEIEIVGIKPTLKTTCTGVEMFRKLLDQGQAGDNVGILLRGTKREEVERGQVLAKPGSITPHTHFTAEVYILGKDEGGRHTPFFNNYRPQFYFRTTDVTGSIELPKDKEMVMPGDNVTITVKLIAPIAMEEGLRFAIREGGRTVGAGVVAKILA
- the rpsJ gene encoding 30S ribosomal protein S10, producing the protein MQNQKIRIRLKAFDYRLIDQSAAEIVDTAKRTGAVVKGPVPLPTRIERFDILRSPHVNKTSRDQLEIRTHLRLMDIVDPTEKTVDALMKLDLPAGVDVEIKLQ